Proteins encoded in a region of the Magallana gigas chromosome 8, xbMagGiga1.1, whole genome shotgun sequence genome:
- the LOC117689719 gene encoding mucin-22 — protein MSNNWNGGYNWNQIPLRYNTSVIWMKILNGERNVDVDSSISSTYSPRRTTTRGNSRSRKTCVTTTLVGIVLVLLLLGASCVPLILYFVEKDQYKYYKADGSITFQGTYNDGLGDLTTQTSIDFQQDFCQLMEQTQANKFKDSYSGCLVTQIKNGSIIVEFTMYYSAKVTVQPDEVKAEIIINLKTNLTKTFSSKFSITVDVNSLTVSLLQTGETDYQSATSDSRFQTSLLSSTTEGTISTVLPTISSNTDNSTTTDNDTTTAGITAATSMPVEPFAVVDMMNSIGEIGKQAYIPCTINITSGDWVMIYIYQTHNDSIEPKIATITKNGTITIFTSDPLLMPTFNMSGSQIEAVVTFNFSNYDFSNCSVRLYKFTCSVEMTTGSTFNASAEVDLIAPLFQPTVILHGTRYMVNQTANVSLAAINATCNTSRDRYSDIASTIGMRIQNASGDDIISFADVTPYNIFTETCGELVFIQWSEVFLYRSDLNGSKLTCFVETTSKSVISESITLTFLEQQNPTLSSTANPAVTNSINAETTLTTSVDISTESSLGTTTNPPIIASSEMSTTTTTTTQVLSPPYAVVVMKNSIGEIGKQAYIPCTINITSGDWAIIYIYQSHNDNIDPKIATISNNGTKLDFTSDPLLMTTFNISGSQIEAVVTFNFSNYDFSNCSVRLYKFTCSVEMTTGSTFNASAEVDLIAPLFQPTVILHGTRYMVNQTANVSLAAINATCNTSRDRFSDIASTIGMRIQNASGDDIISFADVTPYNISTETCGELVFIQWSEAFYYRSDLNGSNLTCFVETTSKSVISESITLTFLEQQNPTLSSTANPAVTNSINADTTLTTSVDVSTESSLGTTTNNPPIIASSEMSTTTTTTTQVLSPPYAVVVMKNSIGEIGKQAYIPCTINITSGDWAIIYIYQSHNDNIDPKIATISNNGTKLDFTSDPLLMTTFNISGSQIEAVVTFNFSNYDFSNCSVRLYRFTCSVEMTTGSTFNASAELNLIAPLIQPTVTLHRTQYMFNETANVSLAGINATCNATQDRSSDYAFTIAMRIQNVSGDDIDSLAEVNSYNVSTETCGELVFINWSDVFIYRADLNGSSLTCYIKSNDRTVTSENITLTFLEQQMPP, from the exons tcttattctttattttgtcGAAAAAG ATCAATACAAATATT ATAAAGCCGATGGCTCCATTACTTTTCAAGGAACTTATAATGATGGTCTAGGAGATTTAACAACACAAACATCTATTGATTTTCAGCAAGACTTCTGTCAATTG ATGGAGCAAACACAAGCTAACAAATTCAAAGACAGTTACAGCGGTTGTTTAGTCACCCAGATAAA GAATGGTAGTATTATCGTGGAGTTTACAATGTATTACTCTGCTAAAGTGACAGTGCAACCGGATGAAGTTAAAGCAGAAATAAtcattaatttgaaaacaaatcttACAAAGACGTTTTCCTCCAAATTCAGCATCACAGTTGATGTAAATTCTTTGACTGTATCGCTGTTACAAACGGGTGAAACTGATTATCAGTCTGCTACCTCAGATTCTCGATTCCAGACTTCTTTGTTGTCATCAACAACTGAGGGAACAATTTCGACAGTATTACCCACGATAAGCAGCAATACAGACAACTCAACTACAACCG ATAACGATACAACTACAGCGGGAATAACAGCAGCAACATCAATGCCTGTCGAACCTTTTGCAG TTGTTGACATGATGAATTCAATTGGTGAGATCGGCAAGCAGGCGTATATCCCATGCACAATTAACATTACGAGTGGAGACTGGGTCATGATCTACATTTACCAAACCCACAACGACAGTATTGAACCTAAAATTGCAACTATCACCAAAAATGGAACAATAACAATTTTTACCAGTGACCCTCTTCTGATGCCAACATTCAATATGAGTGGTTCTCAGATCGAGGCTGTTGTAACGTTTAACTTCAGCAATTATGACTTTTCAAATTGTTCAGTGAGACTTTATAAGTTTACCTGCAGTGTAGAAATGACTACGGGTTCTACATTCAACGCTTCAGCGGAGGTCGATCTTATAG CACCCCTTTTCCAACCTACTGTCATTTTACACGGGACACGATATATGGTCAACCAAACAGCAAATGTTTCACTAGCAGCTATTAATGCAACCTGTAACACCAGCAGAGACAGATATAGTGATATCGCTTCTACAATCGGTATGCGTATACAAAACGCATCCGGGGATGATATTATAAGTTTTGCGGATGTAACTCCCTATAATATATTCACTGAGACCTGTGGAGAACTCGTGTTCATTCAATGGAGCGAGGTGTTTTTGTACCGGTCGGACTTAAATGGATCGAAATTAACCTGTTTTGTTGAGACAACCTCTAAATCGGTTATTAGTGAGAGTATCACATTGACGTTTTTAGAACAACAGAATCCAACGCTTAGTTCAACAGCAAATCCTGCAGTTACCAATTCCATAAATGCTGAAACTACCTTGACAACATCTGTTGACATTTCCACTGAATCGTCCCTTGGCACCACTACAAACCCTCCCATCATTGCATCTTCGGAAATgtcgacaacaacaacaacaacaacacaggtGCTTTCACCACCTTATGCAG ttGTTGTAATGAAGAATTCAATTGGTGAAATCGGCAAGCAGGCGTATATCCCGTGCACAATCAATATAACGAGCGGTGATTGGGCCATAATCTACATATATCAATCACATAACGACAACATTGATCCTAAAATTGCCACAATCAGTAACAATGGAACAAAATTAGATTTTACCAGTGACCCTCTTCTGATGACAACATTTAACATCAGTGGTTCTCAGATCGAGGCTGTTGTAACGTTTAACTTCAGCAATTATGACTTTTCAAATTGTTCAGTGAGACTTTATAAGTTTACCTGCAGTGTAGAGATGACTACGGGTTCTACATTCAACGCTTCAGCGGAGGTCGATCTTATAG caccCCTTTTCCAACCTACTGTCATTTTACACGGGACACGATATATGGTCAACCAAACAGCAAATGTTTCACTAGCAGCTATTAATGCAACCTGTAACACCAGCAGAGACAGATTTAGTGATATCGCTTCTACAATCGGTATGCGTATACAAAACGCATCCGGGGATGATATTATAAGTTTTGCGGATGTAACTCCCTATAATATATCCACTGAGACCTGTGGAGAACTCGTGTTCATTCAATGGAGCGAGGCGTTTTACTACCGGTCGGACTTAAATGGTTCGAATTTGACGTGTTTTGTTGAGACAACCTCTAAATCGGTTATTAGTGAGAGTATCACACTGACGTTTTTAGAACAACAGAATCCAACGCTTAGTTCAACAGCAAATCCTGCAGTTACCAATTCCATAAATGCTGACACTACCTTGACAACATCTGTTGACGTTTCCACTGAATCGTCCCTTGGCACCACTACAAACAACCCTCCCATCATTGCATCTTCGGAAATgtcgacaacaacaacaacaacaacacaggtGCTTTCACCACCTTATGCAG ttGTTGTAATGAAGAATTCAATTGGTGAAATCGGCAAGCAGGCGTATATCCCGTGCACAATCAATATAACGAGCGGTGATTGGGCCATAATCTACATATATCAATCACATAACGACAACATTGATCCTAAAATTGCCACAATCAGTAACAATGGAACAAAATTAGATTTTACCAGTGACCCTCTTCTGATGACAACATTTAACATCAGTGGTTCTCAGATCGAGGCTGTTGTAACGTTTAACTTCAGCAATTATGACTTTTCAAATTGTTCAGTGAGACTTTATAGGTTTACCTGTAGTGTAGAGATGACTACGGGTTCTACATTCAACGCTTCAGCGGAGTTGAATCTGATAG CACCCCTTATTCAGCCCACCGTCACCTTACACAGAACACAGTATATGTTCAACGAAACAGCCAACGTTTCACTTGCAGGAATTAACGCAACGTGTAACGCCACACAGGACAGGTCCAGTGACTACGCTTTTACTATAGCTATGCGGATTCAAAACGTTTCAGGGGATGATATTGATAGTTTAGCTGAAGTCAATTCGTATAATGTTTCCACGGAGACATGTGGGGAACTTGTGTTTATTAATTGGAGCGACGTCTTTATTTACAGAGCAGACTTGAATGGCTCTAGTCTTACATGTTATATTAAATCAAACGATCGAACGGTTACGAGTGAGAACATAACTTTGACTTTTTTAGAACAGCAGATGCCaccatag